The region atcttaatgaaagtctcACCTTCAGATTCGGCATATTAGAAAaacctactatagaggtttcaagggccaataaaataaagaaaaaaattctgtttgataaattgaaaaaggagTGCCCAGAAATTCAGGAGagtttaggatttttttttttgaaagaggCTCAGGCCCTATCTTCCCCTCTGCGTACGTCTCTTTCCATAAGCAGGGACGGATCCAGGGGGGATCCGCCCCTTGAGGGCcccttttctaagatttttctggtGCTCTCATTCGTATTCCGCCCcttttttttactccttttttaagtatacttgtcaatttgataaattatttatagGTGATTTACccaaataacaacaaaaagcaaagctttcctatgaatgtaaagagcaaagttgaaacttaaaacgaacaaaaattatttttcttcagccggttcagtatatatctgcaaaattgACATAAAAATCTTCGATTGCTGCAACGAACATGGAACTTTCCCCCTATTTCACAAAAATAGAAACACCTGTTGAAGATAAAACTGGTAGCTTGAGCACGTTTCATAAACGTGGTAACACAGTTATAGCTATTTCTCTATTCACAATGACATATTGAAAATTAGCATTGtagttaaaaattcaaaatggataaaaacaaaaaaaaatatgctccATTCTATGCTCGTGGACACGAGCATAGAATGGATAAAAGACAAAGATTGATAGCTGAATATGCAAGGGGATCGAAGGATATTTCCTgatattttggcaaaatatcCGAAAATACCTGGAAATCGAAAGGTAGGTtttgattaatataataaaTCCCCTCCACCCTCAAgaaatccttaattttagttttgtgactaattaaatagcgaatgACCCAATAGGGCATTCgtttaaataaatctatctatctatttattttaactatatagctaatttggttgagattcgatgaatgaaagaattaaaagtaatttaggCCAGGAACAAATACATGAGGTCGGAGGGGGCGACCCTACTCCTAAGACACTTCTGGCACATTTATTCCGTTCTTtctttaatcatttttaaaataaactttttaatttggtgcccacctcgAGTCACATTGGCGACCTTGGTTCAGCAGCCCCCTTACCCAAGATTTTGTCTTTGATCTGGTAGAGATTCAGACTTGAAACTGCCCGCATGATCAGAttacgaatcatttcgtcataaaattataagatataccttgttttcatgaaaaattaatcatataattgaACTTGCTTGCTAAATCTTCATCATCagaatgtgttttatttttttatttctttggcagatttgttttattctctttcttgtgAGCCTGTCGATTTAGGGTATGGTGTCTGGGCTTCAATGATGGGGATATGACAAGGAAACTTAcaacattaatttatgttaaggaGTAATTTTCTGAACTGCCCCTGTATACTCCCCActcaaaaaaatcttaattttaattttgtgactaattaaatagcgaatggccCAACAGGGCTTTTGTGTGATGAATCTGTctgtctatttatttttactatacggctaatttggttgaaattagatgaatgaaagatttaaaagcaatttaggccagaAACAGATATATGGAGTCGGGGGGATGATCCTTCCTCCAAGATATTTTTAGGacccttatttttttctattcttataaccttttttatggcacttggtattaaccaagtgacatatagcagtcgccaattctgtcggtctgtctgtcggtctgtctgtctgtcggtcccggttttgctactttaggcacttcctggtaagctaggacgatgaaatttgacaagcgtatcagggaccggaccagattaaattagaaatagtcgtttttccgatttgaccatctggggggggagtgggggcccggttaattcgcaaaaaatagaaaaaatgaagtatttttaacttatcagcgggtgattggatcttaatgaaatttgatgtttggaatgatattgtgtctcagagctcttattttaaatcccgaccggatctgatgacactggggggagttggagggggaaaacctaaagtcccggttttgctactttaggcacttccaggtaagctaggacgatgaaatttggcaagcgtatcagggaccagaccagattaaattagaaatagtcgttttcccgatttgaccatctggggtggggggggagtaggggccggttaattcggaaaaaatagaaaaaatgaagtatttttaacttatgagcgggtgattggatcttaatgaaatttgatgtttggaatgatattgtgcctcagagctcttattttaaatcccgactgggtctgatgacattggggggagttggaggggggaaacctaaaatcttggaaaacacttagagtagagggatcgggatgaaacttgatgggaaaaataagcgcaagtcccagatacatgattgacataatcggaactgatttgctctctttagggtagttggggggggggagtaattcttaaaaattagaaaaatgaggtattttcaacttacgaacgggtgatcggatctcaatgaaatttgatgtttagaaagatatcgtgtcttagatatcttattttaaatcccgaccggatctggtgatgggggcggggagttgggagggggaaacctaaaacttggaaaacacttagagtggagggattgggatgaaacatggtgggaaaaataaagacaagtcttagatagatgattgacattaacggaacggatccgctctcttttgggtagttggggggggtatttctgaaaaaaaagaggtatttttaacttacgaacgggtgatcgggtctcaatgaaatttgatatttagaaggatatcgtgtctcaaagctcttattttaaatcctgaccggatctggtgacattgggggaagtttggggtggggagacctaaaatgatgggaaacgcttagattggagggattgggatgaaacttggttggaaaaataagcagaagtcttgcatacgtgatttacataattagaacggatccgctcaattgcggggggggggggggtaattctgaaaaataagaaaaatgacgtattttaacttacgaaggagtgatcggatcttcatgaaacttcatatttagaaggacctcgtaactccgatatcttattttaaatctcaaccggatcaagcgtaattggggggggggcagttggggggaccggaaatcttagaaaatacttaaagcggtgagatcaggatgaaactggatgggaagaatagaaacctgtctaagatacgtgactgacataaccggaccggatctgctctctttggtggaattggggggggggggttaattttgaaaattgaggtatttgtaacttacgaaagggtgaccagatcttaatgaaatatgatatttagaaggatcttgtgctttaaagttctaatttcaaattccgaccagatcctgtgacattcgggggagttggagggggaaccggaattcttggaaaacatgaaaattggagtatttatatcttacgaatagatgatcggatcgtaacgaaatttgatttttagaaggaattcatgtctcagagctcttatttcaaatcccgaccagatcttttgacattgtggggatttggaggggaaatcttggaaaaacacttggagtgtaggaatcgggatgaagcttggtggatagaataaacatatgtccttgatacgtgattgacagaatcgtactggattcgctctctattggggagttggggggaggggttctgtgatttggcgagttcggtgcttctggacgtgctagggcgatgaaaattggtaggcgtgtcagggagctgcacaatttgacttgataaagtcgttttcccaggttcgaccatctggggggcaaaagggagaggaaaaattagaaaaaattaggtatttataacttacgagtgggtgataggatcttaatgaattttgatatttagaaggactttgtgactcagagctcttattttaaatcttgaccggtattaagcctcttattttcctttttaaatcaatctattgattcatagaattttgttagagctcataccatatgatctcttggctcttagctcttctcgcctcgtcacaagtgccatatgagctcttagctcttgttaaaataaaatttttaatttggtgcccacctcgAGTCACATTGGCGCCCCTGGTCCAATGACCCccttacccaagattttgctcttgaatTGCTAGAGATTCAGACATGCAACTGCTCGCACGATCAGTTTACGATccatttcgtcataaaattacAAGATAAACCTTGTTTTCGggaaaaattattcatataattaaacttgcttgctagatcttcatcttcagactgtattttcttttttcttttttatcagattttttCTTGTGAGCCTGTCGATTTAGGGTATGGTGTCTGGGAGTCATTGAGAGGGGTATGATAAGGGTGGGTCACGGGAGGGGAGACATATTATAAAGGGGGTTTTGGGATATGTTTTGGACATTTGAGTTTGCCGAGTGGGATTTTGGAGAGCTAATTAACATGGCCTATCTTATTCAGCTACCTGACTGTAGCGAGACGCAGGGTAGAATACTATCTTCCTAGGACGAATTCCTAGTGTTATTCGAACATTATGTGGAACTTAGAAACTACCTAGATTGATAAGGTACGTAGGCTGGCTGATTCACAAGTATCAATTATCTCAAGTTCTATCGTCCCTGCAAGACAACTTGGAAggctattgatttttttttattgtctttatcTCCCTCCTTTTCGTGATTGACTACCCCGATGTTACCcccatattttgtttattattatccCGAAATTATGGGGGATAAATAGATAATGACCATATCAAAAGGCACTTTAAATATGGGTGCTAATGAGAATGAGAACTACTGGTGGGATTTCCTGCTGGTGGgatcctatctgcaaaatgtggaaatttgttttgttttcagaagaaagatgacggatgtgtgtttatttgtatttttccatgggttattatatcaaaccaatggtcctagaacatcgtgagagggttcatttaaactaaaattgaaaattctagtacactttttaagtgatcaaaaagataagagggcaactagaccctcTCCTAAGcccctttccccccaaaatcgtccggacaaaattttgagataaccatttgttcaacatagttgaaactTCCAAAACTAGGTCATTAGAGATAACAGAACCCCCTAGCCCCTGGGGATAGGtctttaagctataaaattcgtccattgtttacttatagtatttgtttttgggaagtatCCAGACACTTTCCGGAGGAGAggggattttgtgcttggggtAGGTTTTCATGGGGATAATTTACTGCGTGGAGGGAAATTTCCGGTGGTGAACTTTCCAGGTGAAACTTTACACTGAGGGAATTTGACAGAGTTCCTATacgaattattttcatttgtcttactttctctttgcctaaTCAATTTCGCATGTGAAGATGTTCCGGGAGAGCTGCCCGGGAAAAATTTCTAGCTTGTTTGAATTTctgagaaataatttccacggaaaGGGGGATTTCCGGAGTGATTGGAATAAAGGATTAGAGTAGAATAGAGAACGCATGTTCTGGACTACATCATTAATCAATTATATTTACCCCTTTTCAATCGAAattgaaacattttaaataaaaatctgtaACATTTTAACAGTTTCCCTCAGTGGCGCCATTTCAGAAAACCTTAGGGGGGCCAAAAATCGATTTTGGGCCCCCATccagccttaaaaattttaaaattttcgaacaTGCCTTTAGGTACCGTACTACCTTTGGGGTTCGCATTTTGCAGCTTATTTAGGGACCAAAAACAGTaccaaaatagaacatttactgtataaatcagaaacttacgtacagttacttcagcaatagatatctcctttgcttcatttttgcgaAGTCGTCGACAAGCTTCTAAAAATTGAGCTCCTTCACTGCAGCTTTCTCAGAGAATATAAGCAGCAAATGCGAAAGTCGCTCGTTTTCCATCGTTGTCCGGAGGTAGTCCTTCACAAACgtcaacacagagaaaaaacgtTCATTTGAGCACGTTGTGAGCGGGAGTGTGAGGACTACCCTGACGACCTTAAGAAGCCCAGAATAAGCTTCTTTCAATCCTCCGAGGCGTTCGAAGACATCTAAAGCGTTTGCCGGTTTCTGTGGAAGCTGCGACACAAATGCACGAGCTATTAAAGCTTGACACTTCAGCTGCATAGTATCGATTCCCGCCTGATCGAAGTATGTCGCGATCACAAGAAGTAAATCTGAGTCCATAAAATCTTTGGATTTGGGGTTAAGGCAACGTGTGGCTTCTAGCACTGGCAGCTGGACAGAAAAACGCTCTTCAAACTCATTTAACACTCTGTCCAAAACCTCGTAGAACTCTCTCCGCATTTTGTCTTCCGTTCTTGTGCTTTCGGAGTCAATGTTGTGCTTTCCAATTGTTGTTGTTGTCAAATAGTCTCTTAGTCTTCCGGATATCTTCTGAACTCGTTTTGATTTAACAGGTATGGCTGAAGAGAGAGCACTTGTTTCCGACAGATCAGCTCCGACATTAATGGCCATCTCTTTAGACTTGCCGTATAGGACACGAAAATACTCGTCATCACGCATTTTCCTCAGTTCGTTCTTTGTTGCACTGATTAAAGTGCAAGCTTCTGAGATGACCAGATCTGCTGCCTGTAGTTGTTCAGAAAGAGGGTTTATCACTGCAAGAACTTCGTGAATGACACGCAAACTGAATATGAAGGGAAACGACTCTAGCTGGTTCTTAAGGCCCGTAGCTTCTGCCGCTGCCTCCCTGTCAGAAGATTCTTGAACTACTGACAGAACTGCGAGTATGCAGTCATATCTAACCAGGATCTTAGCCACTGATCTATACCAGTAAGACCAACGTGTCACTACTGTCCTTTCAAGCGTTAGCAAAGGCACATTGGCAGTTTTCTGGGCTTCGACGAACGACTGGTATCGAGTGTTGCTGTTGGAGACGAAACTGTAAACTGtttgcaaaactgaaaatactgatgaaattctttgtattttctgcatACAATCGCCAATGACAAGGTTAGGTCTATGGGAATGACAGTGTGTGTACACCACTTGTGGTGCTTTTTCCCGGAGACGGGCCTGTACTCCTGAAAAGTGTCCGCTCATTACACTGGCCCCGTCATAGCACTGTCCAACACACTTTGACCAGTCAAGGCCGATACCCTTTATTTCGTTGTAAATGAATTCGGCCAAACTCTCAGCGTCAACCTTGCGCATGTGGTAGCAACCTATGGccctttctttgattttcaggTCATGAACATAGCGCACTAAGATCGCGAGTTGTTCCTTTTTCGAGAGGTCTTTTGTCTCGTCAGCAAGAacggcaaaatattttgcttctctgACTTCT is a window of Artemia franciscana chromosome 7, ASM3288406v1, whole genome shotgun sequence DNA encoding:
- the LOC136029699 gene encoding zinc finger MYM-type protein 1-like; the protein is MKNSLKAYGHYMSHEYQNDYIEVIGNEIKSSIAKEVREAKYFAVLADETKDLSKKEQLAILVRYVHDLKIKERAIGCYHMRKVDAESLAEFIYNEIKGIGLDWSKCVGQCYDGASVMSGHFSGVQARLREKAPQVVYTHCHSHRPNLVIGDCMQKIQRISSVFSVLQTVYSFVSNSNTRYQSFVEAQKTANVPLLTLERTVVTRWSYWYRSVAKILVRYDCILAVLSVVQESSDREAAAEATGLKNQLESFPFIFSLRVIHEVLAVINPLSEQLQAADLVISEACTLISATKNELRKMRDDEYFRVLYGKSKEMAINVGADLSETSALSSAIPVKSKRVQKISGRLRDYLTTTTIGKHNIDSESTRTEDKMRREFYEVLDRVLNEFEERFSVQLPVLEATRCLNPKSKDFMDSDLLLVIATYFDQAGIDTMQLKCQALIARAFVSQLPQKPANALDVFERLGGLKEAYSGLLKVVRVVLTLPLTTCSNERFFSVLTFVKDYLRTTMENERLSHLLLIFSEKAAVKELNF